In Elephas maximus indicus isolate mEleMax1 chromosome 7, mEleMax1 primary haplotype, whole genome shotgun sequence, the following proteins share a genomic window:
- the LOC126078786 gene encoding LOW QUALITY PROTEIN: eukaryotic translation initiation factor 5-like (The sequence of the model RefSeq protein was modified relative to this genomic sequence to represent the inferred CDS: inserted 1 base in 1 codon; deleted 1 base in 1 codon) — protein sequence MSVNVNRSVSDQFYRYKMPCLIAKVEGKGNGIKTVIVNMVDVAKALNRPPTYPTKYFGCELGAQTQFDVKNDRYIVNGSHEANKLQDMLDGFIRKFVLCPECENPETDLHVNPMKQTIGNSCKACGYRGMLDTHHKLCTFILKNPPENSDSGTGKKEKEKKNRKGKDKENGSVSSSETPPPPPPNEISLPPHAVEEEEDDDWGEDTTEEAQRCRMDEISDHGKVLTLSDDLERTVEERFNILFDFVKKKKDEGVIDSSDKEIVAEXERLDVKAMGPLVLTEVLFYETIREQIKKYRRHFLRFCHDNKKAQRYLFHGLECVVAMHQAQLISKIPHILKEMYDADLLEEEVIISWSEKASKKYVSKELAKEIRVKAELFIKWLKEAEEESSGGEEKDKDENIEVVYSKTASVPKVETVKSDNKDDDIDIDAI from the exons atgtctgtcaatgtCAACCGCAGTGTGTCAGACCAGTTCTATCGCTACAAGATGCCCTGTCTGATTGCCAAGGTTGAGGGCAAGGGAAATGGAATCAAGACAGTTATAGTCAACATGGTTGACGTTGCAAAGGCGCTTAATCGGCCTCCAACGTATCCCACCAAATATTTTGGTTGTGAGCTGGGAGCACAGACCCAGTTTGATGTTAAGAATGACCGTTACATTGTCAATGGATCTCATGAGGCGAATAAGCTGCAAGACATGTTGGATGGATTCATCAGAAAATTTGTTCTCTGTCCCGAGTGTGAGAATCCTGAAACAGATCTGCATGTCAATCCAATGAAGCAAACAATAGGTAATTCTTGTAAAGCCTGTGGCTATCGAGGCATGCTGGACACACACCATAAACTCTGCACATTCATTCTCAAAAACCCACCTGAGAATAGTGACAGTggtacaggaaagaaagaaaaagaaaagaaaaacagaaagggcaaagacaaggaaaatggcTCCGTGTCAAGCAGTGAgacaccaccacccccacctccaAATGAAATCAGTCTTCCTCCCCATGCTGTGGAAGAAGAGGAGGATGATGATTGGGGTGAGGATACCACCGAGGAAGCTCAGAGATGCAGAATGGATGAAATCAGTGACCATGGAAAAGTTCTGACCCTCAGTGATGACTTGGAGAGGACTGTTGAAGAGCGCTTCAATATCCTTTTTGATTttgttaagaaaaagaaagatgaggGTGTTATTGATTCGTCTGACAAAGAGATTGTTGCTG CAGAAAGGCTGGATGTCAAAGCCATGGGCCCTCTTGTTTTGACTGAAGTTCTTTTTTAT GAGACAATTAGGGAACAAATCAAGAAATACAGGCGCCATTTCCTACGATTTTGTCACGACAACAAAAAAGCTCAGCGGTACCTTTTTCATGGTTTGGAGTGTGTGGTGGCAATGCATCAAGCTCAGCTCATTTCCAAGATTCCACATATTTTGAAGGAGATGTATGATGCAGACCTTTTGGAGGAGGAGGTTATCATCAGCTGGTCAGAAAAGGCCTCTAAGAAGTATGTCTCAAAAGAACTTGCCAAAGAGATACGTGTCAAAGCGGAGCTGTTTATAAAATGGTTgaaggaggcagaggaggaaTCTTCTggtggtgaagagaaagacaaagatGAGAATATTGAGGTGGTGTATTCAAAGACTGCCAGTGTTCCTAAAGTTGAGACTGTGAAGTCTGACAACAAGGATGACGACATTGATATTGATGCCATTTAA